One window from the genome of Ovis canadensis isolate MfBH-ARS-UI-01 breed Bighorn chromosome 21, ARS-UI_OviCan_v2, whole genome shotgun sequence encodes:
- the IRF7 gene encoding interferon regulatory factor 7: MAEAPDRGTPRVLFGDWLLGEVSSGRYEGLRWLDAARTRFRVPWKHFARKDLGEADSRIFKAWAVARGRWPPRSGGGARPIPESALRASWKTNFRCALHSTQRFVMLEDNSGDPTDPHKVYKISSEPGCREGLGFDQGEDEALEDAPQDAPPARGGLLGLCLAADTGESLGHRLNPEPCPPSLAGDAGDILIQALQQSCLEDHLLDLISPEAPDAGPPPEPWQLPEAEPHVGASASACAPTAGAPPLAGPGCSQLGLQPEPSLGALDLTILYKGRTVLQEVVGRPSCVLLYGPPGVAGEALGPQQVAFPSPAELPDQKQLHYTEKLLQHVGPGLQLELRGPRLWARRLGKCKVYWEVGGPLGSASASSPARLLPRDCDTPIFDFGTFFQELVEFRARQRRSSPHYTIYLGFGQDLSVGRPKEKSLVLVKLEPWLCRAYLEAVQREGVSSLDSGSLSLCLSSSNSLYEDLEHFLEHFMMEVEQAA; encoded by the exons GGGAACCCCGCGCGTGCTCTTCGGAGACTGGCTTCTGGGCGAGGTCAGCAGCGGCCGCTATGAGGGGCTACGGTGGCTGGACGCGGCCCGAACGCGCTTCCGCGTACCCTGGAAGCATTTCGCGCGGAAGGACCTGGGTGAAGCCGATTCGCGCATTTTTAAG GCCTGGGCCGTGGCCCGAGGCAGGTGGCCGCCCCGCAGCGGTGGAGGTGCCCGGCCGATCCCTGAGAGTGCGCTGCGGGCCTCCTGGAAAACCAACTTCCGCTGCGCTCTGCACAGCACGCAGCGCTTCGTGATGTTGGAAGACAACTCGGGGGACCCTACAGACCCTCATAAGGTGTACAAGATCAGTTCTGAGCCGGGGTGCCGAG AAGGCCTAGGCTTTGACCAGGGGGAGGACGAGGCCCTAGAAGATGCCCCACAAGATGCCCCACCTGCAAGG GGCGGGCTCCTGGGGCTATGCCTGGCAGCAGATACTGGTGAGAGCCTGGGGCACCGGCTGAACCCTGAACCCTGCCCCCCAAGCCTCGCTGGAGATGCCGGGGACATCTTGATCCAGGCGCTACAGCAGAGCTGCTTGGAGGACCATCTGCTGGATCTGATCTCCCCAGAGGCTCCTG aCGCAGGCCCACCCCCAGAGCCCTGGCAGCTCCCAGAGGCGGAGCCGCACGTGGGAGCCTCTGCCAGTGCCTGCGCGCCGACGGCAGGGGCGCCGCCCCTGGCTGGCCCTGGCTGCTCACAGCTTGGTCTGCAGCCAGAGCCCAGCCTAGGGGCCCTGGACTTGACCATCCTGTATAAAGGCCGGACAGTGCTGCAGGAGGTGGTGGGGCGTCCAAGCTGTGTGCTCCTGTACGGTCCTCCCGGCGTAGCTGGAGAGGCTCTGGGGCCCCAGCAGGTCGCCTTCCCCAGCCCCGCCGAGCTGCCCGACCAGAAGCAGCTCCACTACACAGAGAAGCTGCTTCAGCACGTGGGCCCCGGCCTGCAGCTGGAGCTCCGGGGGCCGCGGCTGTGGGCCCGGCGCCTGGGCAAGTGCAAAGTCTACTGGGAGGTGGGGGGCCCCCTGGGCTCAGCCAGCGCCTCCAGCCCCGCTCGCCTGCTGCCCCGGGACTGTGACACGCCCATCTTTGACTTCGGCACCTTCTTCCAAG AACTGGTGGAGTTCCGGGCCCGGCAGCGCCGCAGCTCCCCGCACTACACCATCTACCTGGGCTTCGGGCAGGACCTATCAGTGGGGAGGCCCAAGGAGAAGAGCCTGGTCCTGGTGAAG CTGGAGCCGTGGCTGTGCCGGGCGTACCTGGAGGCTGTGCAACGCGAAGGTGTGTCCTCCCTGGACAGTGGCAGCCTCAGCCTCTGCCTCTCCAGCTCTAACAGCCTCTACGAGGACCTGGAGCACTTCCTGGAGCACTTCATGATGGAGGTGGAACAGGCTGCCTAG